A single region of the Pontibacter kalidii genome encodes:
- the hisS gene encoding histidine--tRNA ligase: MSKEKPSIPKGTRDFGPAVVAKRNYIFGVIKRTFEKFGYLPLETPAMEQLSVLTGKYGDEGDQLIFKILNSGDFLAKTKQEDIEQGSKHLTRKISEKALRYDLTVPFARFVVMNRNEITFPFKRYQIQPVWRADRPQKGRYREFYQCDADVVGTNSLLCEAEIVQMINGVLTDLGLTDFTIKMNHRGVLAGIAEAIGEKGREGDICVAIDKLDKIGREGVRKELLERGIAEGAVGKLEPLYDLTGNNEEKLEQLQSILGTTAEGERGLNDLRQVWQYLQGLQSKALSANNPSGEPRLMLDVTLARGLSYYTGCIFEVKVNNVSMGSISGGGRYDNLTGMFGLPGVSGVGFSFGVDRIYDVLEELQLFPESSQQSTTALIVQFDKESEMYALPVLQQLRDAGISAELYPEAAKLKKQLSYADQKSIPYVILIGSEEMETGKLKLRDMRQGEQHDLTVEEIITHLT, translated from the coding sequence ATGAGCAAAGAGAAACCATCCATACCGAAAGGAACACGAGATTTTGGCCCGGCTGTCGTGGCCAAGCGAAACTATATTTTTGGCGTCATCAAGCGCACCTTCGAAAAGTTTGGCTACCTGCCACTCGAGACGCCTGCCATGGAGCAGCTGTCGGTGCTGACGGGCAAGTATGGCGATGAGGGCGACCAGCTGATCTTCAAGATCCTTAATTCCGGGGATTTCCTGGCCAAGACAAAACAGGAGGACATAGAGCAGGGCTCTAAGCACCTGACGCGCAAGATCTCTGAGAAAGCCCTCCGTTACGACCTGACCGTGCCGTTCGCACGGTTTGTGGTGATGAACCGCAACGAAATCACCTTTCCCTTTAAACGCTACCAAATTCAGCCGGTGTGGCGGGCCGACCGTCCGCAGAAAGGGCGCTACCGCGAGTTCTACCAGTGCGATGCCGATGTGGTGGGTACAAACTCACTGCTATGCGAGGCCGAGATCGTGCAGATGATCAACGGCGTGCTGACAGACCTGGGGCTGACGGATTTCACCATCAAGATGAACCACCGCGGTGTGCTGGCCGGTATAGCCGAGGCCATTGGAGAGAAAGGACGCGAGGGCGACATTTGCGTCGCCATTGACAAGCTGGACAAGATTGGCCGCGAGGGCGTGCGCAAGGAGCTGTTGGAGCGTGGCATTGCCGAAGGAGCTGTTGGCAAACTGGAGCCACTCTACGACCTGACCGGCAACAACGAGGAGAAGCTGGAGCAACTACAAAGTATACTTGGCACTACAGCCGAAGGCGAGCGCGGCCTAAACGACCTGCGCCAAGTATGGCAATACCTGCAGGGGCTGCAGAGCAAGGCACTTTCAGCCAATAACCCATCCGGAGAACCGCGCCTGATGCTGGACGTAACCCTGGCCCGTGGCCTCTCCTACTACACCGGCTGCATTTTTGAGGTGAAGGTAAACAACGTCAGTATGGGCAGCATCAGCGGCGGCGGCCGTTATGATAACCTGACGGGCATGTTCGGCTTGCCGGGCGTATCGGGTGTGGGCTTCTCGTTTGGCGTAGACCGTATATATGATGTGCTAGAAGAGTTGCAGCTGTTCCCGGAGAGCAGCCAGCAAAGCACCACGGCCCTGATCGTACAGTTTGATAAGGAATCCGAAATGTATGCACTACCGGTGCTGCAGCAACTGCGCGATGCCGGCATCAGCGCAGAGTTGTACCCCGAGGCGGCCAAGCTGAAAAAGCAGCTGAGTTATGCAGACCAGAAGAGCATTCCGTACGTGATCCTGATCGGCTCCGAGGAGATGGAAACGGGCAAACTGAAGCTCCGCGACATGCGCCAAGGCGAGCAACATGACCTGACAGTTGAGGAAATCATCACCCATCTTACATAA
- a CDS encoding undecaprenyl-phosphate glucose phosphotransferase, whose amino-acid sequence MASYYSKYIKLVHTIGDIGAITASLAIAYSFGDSDRAQPPFLYAVAFALGSWFICTSLLGTYKIYRVTTRFKVAVTALKAVLLYILLIEAGLNISGFEAITRSFLLSHYATLAGFVILWRISVTTALRIYRRKGYNLRKVVVAGHNEMALELESFIKANPDFGYKFLGFFSNKEVPSNNVIGKISDIKEFATFNEIDEIYCCPFELEKKEITQLLNFADDNLVRIKFLPELNSNANQKLKVDFYDVLPVLMVRNIPLDDAINKFIKRAFDIFFSLFVIIFVLSWLLPIIAIAIKLDSKGPVFFKQIRSGIDNKNFECYKLRSMYINKDANKLLAKRGDSRITRVGAFIRKTSIDELPQFFNVFLGHMSIVGPRPHMLKLGEEYAQVADKYMVRHFIKPGITGLSQVRGYRGDTTYSYQIRGRVKLDIFYLENWSFWLDLKIIFYTVYNVMRGDKAAF is encoded by the coding sequence ATGGCCAGTTATTACTCAAAATATATTAAGCTAGTACATACAATAGGTGATATTGGTGCAATCACGGCATCACTGGCTATTGCCTATAGCTTTGGTGACTCAGATAGAGCTCAACCTCCTTTTTTGTATGCTGTAGCATTTGCCTTAGGAAGCTGGTTTATATGTACTAGCTTACTTGGCACATACAAGATTTACCGCGTTACTACACGGTTTAAAGTCGCTGTTACTGCACTAAAGGCTGTCCTTCTTTACATATTACTTATAGAGGCTGGTCTGAATATTTCTGGTTTCGAGGCTATAACAAGGTCATTCCTCCTCTCCCATTATGCTACCTTAGCAGGCTTTGTGATTTTATGGCGGATTTCCGTTACCACAGCCCTGCGGATTTACAGAAGAAAAGGCTATAATCTGCGCAAAGTGGTTGTAGCTGGCCATAATGAGATGGCGCTAGAACTAGAGTCGTTCATTAAGGCTAACCCCGACTTTGGCTACAAGTTCCTAGGGTTCTTCAGTAACAAAGAAGTCCCATCTAACAACGTAATAGGTAAAATCTCTGACATAAAGGAATTTGCTACCTTCAATGAGATAGACGAGATTTACTGCTGCCCCTTTGAGTTAGAGAAGAAAGAGATAACGCAGCTGCTTAATTTTGCGGATGACAACCTTGTACGCATAAAGTTTCTTCCTGAGCTGAACAGCAACGCTAACCAGAAGCTGAAAGTGGACTTTTACGACGTACTTCCCGTGCTGATGGTACGTAACATCCCTCTGGATGATGCCATCAACAAGTTCATAAAGAGAGCTTTTGATATATTCTTCTCCCTTTTTGTTATCATATTCGTCTTATCCTGGCTCCTGCCGATCATCGCGATAGCCATTAAATTAGACTCGAAGGGCCCTGTCTTTTTCAAGCAGATCAGATCCGGCATTGACAATAAGAATTTTGAGTGCTATAAGCTACGAAGCATGTATATCAACAAAGATGCGAACAAGCTTCTGGCCAAAAGGGGCGACTCCCGAATCACCAGGGTAGGTGCTTTCATTAGGAAGACGAGTATAGATGAGCTGCCGCAATTCTTCAATGTCTTTCTTGGTCACATGTCCATTGTAGGTCCGCGGCCACACATGTTGAAGTTGGGCGAAGAATACGCGCAGGTGGCAGACAAGTACATGGTTCGCCACTTTATAAAGCCAGGCATTACGGGCCTTTCTCAGGTGCGCGGGTATCGGGGAGATACGACTTATTCCTATCAGATCAGGGGCCGTGTAAAACTCGACATCTTCTACCTGGAGAACTGGTCTTTCTGGCTGGACCTCAAGATTATCTTCTACACTGTTTACAATGTTATGCGAGGCGATAAGGCTGCTTTTTAG